From Nitrospinota bacterium, a single genomic window includes:
- a CDS encoding PAS domain-containing protein, whose product MSPEAHRPELSAEDILATMPDGMALVDVNLTLLEVNPAMEVMVGLSRSRLVGQPLKKLFPLDERLPALAERCLSTGRTANDFERPLARSGHPPETVWVTATPLLDKAGSPEGVLLVVRDFGKLHSFQEQMRRADRLSSLGVLAAGLAHEIRNPLGGIKGAAQLLAQENPSAREYVDIVVREAERIDDLMSQLLALARPTTLSLTRINIHQLLDDVLTLQRETVGGGEVRFEQLYDPSIPPLEADPDQLTQVLLNLMKNAMEVSPSGGTVKITTRMATELAIPASTPGGRAIPFVCIEVADTGPGIAPDVKERIFTPFFTTKTDGSGLGLSVANGIVELHGGRLELTNGPEGGAVARCYLPIEQPTPMREAP is encoded by the coding sequence ATGAGCCCTGAAGCCCACCGGCCCGAGCTTTCAGCGGAAGACATCCTCGCGACGATGCCAGATGGGATGGCCCTCGTGGATGTGAACCTAACTCTCCTCGAAGTAAACCCCGCTATGGAGGTCATGGTGGGCCTCTCCCGCTCCCGCCTGGTGGGCCAACCCCTCAAGAAGCTCTTCCCGCTGGACGAGCGCCTCCCGGCCCTGGCGGAACGTTGCCTCTCGACGGGCCGGACGGCCAACGACTTCGAGCGCCCGCTGGCCCGGTCTGGCCACCCCCCTGAGACCGTCTGGGTCACTGCCACCCCCTTGCTCGACAAAGCCGGCTCGCCGGAGGGGGTTCTCCTCGTGGTGCGGGACTTCGGCAAGCTCCACTCCTTTCAAGAGCAGATGCGCAGGGCCGACCGGCTCTCCTCTTTGGGGGTCCTGGCGGCCGGCCTGGCCCACGAGATTCGAAACCCCTTGGGAGGTATTAAGGGGGCCGCCCAGCTATTGGCCCAGGAAAACCCTTCCGCCCGCGAGTACGTCGACATCGTTGTCCGGGAGGCTGAGCGGATCGACGACCTCATGAGCCAGCTCCTTGCTCTTGCCCGCCCAACGACCCTCTCTTTGACTCGCATCAACATCCACCAGCTACTGGACGACGTCCTCACCCTCCAGCGGGAGACAGTCGGGGGGGGGGAGGTTCGCTTCGAGCAGCTCTACGACCCAAGCATCCCCCCCCTAGAGGCCGACCCTGACCAACTCACCCAGGTCCTACTCAACCTGATGAAGAACGCCATGGAGGTCTCTCCTTCTGGGGGAACGGTCAAGATCACCACTCGGATGGCAACGGAGCTTGCAATTCCCGCCTCGACCCCCGGTGGCCGGGCCATCCCGTTTGTCTGCATCGAGGTGGCCGACACGGGCCCCGGCATCGCGCCGGACGTCAAGGAGCGCATCTTCACCCCATTCTTCACGACCAAAACCGACGGGTCGGGTCTCGGCCTCAGTGTGGCAAACGGCATCGTTGAGCTACACGGGGGCAGGTTGGAGCTTACCAACGGTCCCGAGGGCGGCGCCGTGGCCCGATGCTATCTGCCCATTGAGCAGCCCACTCCGATGAGGGAAGCGCCGTGA
- a CDS encoding bifunctional nuclease family protein, translating to MAIDSRPSDAIALALRVNAPILVAKKVLDEGPSIDLTVQKSKDDDKEKWKEWLKGLRPEDFSKSEM from the coding sequence GTGGCCATCGACTCGAGGCCCTCTGATGCGATCGCCTTGGCCCTCCGGGTCAATGCACCCATTTTAGTGGCCAAGAAGGTTCTCGATGAGGGGCCTTCGATAGATCTTACTGTTCAGAAGTCGAAGGACGACGACAAAGAGAAATGGAAGGAATGGCTTAAAGGTCTCCGTCCCGAAGACTTCAGTAAATCCGAGATGTAG
- a CDS encoding sigma-54-dependent Fis family transcriptional regulator has product MTNSADQRVLVVDDEESIRWVLKRGLEREGYDVSTATDGEEALKRFKAKPFPVVFLDIRMPGPSGFEVMEAMKATHPDVFVVIITAQATMENAIAAMKQGAYDYLTKPFNIEGVTGLMDRIKRVRSLKGRVNEMAEKLREHYDEAMVGRSPVMQEVYKTIGLVAGKNVTVIIDGESGTGKELVARSIHFHSARGSEPFVVVNCAAVPRELMESELFGHEKGAFTGAVATRRGKFEMADSGTLFLDEVGELDMALQSKLLRVLQFQEVERVGGSRLIPVDVRVIAATNRRLDEEVSEGRFREDLFYRLNVVSIRLPPLRDRREDIPLLIDYFAERYSLELDVGRKVISQEARQILEAYDWPGNVREMENVLKWALVLSPSDTILAEHLPPAIPEALGRPAPATAAFETLLGERIQEVVHKAGRVEKSNLHELVIKLVERPLIQSVMRQTSGNQVRAAKLLGINRNTLRRKLKELGLEGEKKEAQR; this is encoded by the coding sequence GTGACGAACTCAGCCGACCAGCGCGTCCTCGTAGTTGATGATGAGGAGTCCATCCGCTGGGTCCTCAAGCGGGGACTCGAACGCGAGGGCTATGACGTGTCCACCGCGACCGACGGCGAGGAGGCGCTCAAGCGGTTTAAGGCCAAACCGTTCCCGGTCGTCTTCCTCGACATCCGGATGCCTGGCCCAAGCGGCTTCGAGGTCATGGAGGCCATGAAGGCCACCCACCCCGACGTCTTCGTGGTCATAATCACCGCTCAGGCAACCATGGAAAACGCCATCGCCGCCATGAAGCAGGGGGCCTACGACTACCTCACCAAGCCATTTAATATCGAGGGAGTTACTGGCCTGATGGACCGCATCAAGCGGGTCCGAAGCCTCAAAGGCCGCGTGAACGAGATGGCCGAGAAGCTAAGGGAGCACTACGACGAGGCCATGGTGGGGCGCTCGCCAGTCATGCAGGAGGTCTACAAGACCATCGGCCTCGTGGCCGGCAAGAACGTCACCGTCATCATCGATGGTGAGAGCGGGACGGGCAAGGAGCTTGTCGCCCGTTCCATCCATTTCCACTCCGCCCGGGGGAGCGAGCCTTTCGTCGTGGTCAACTGCGCGGCGGTCCCCCGGGAGCTTATGGAGAGCGAGCTCTTTGGCCACGAGAAGGGCGCATTCACCGGCGCAGTGGCGACCCGGCGGGGAAAGTTCGAGATGGCAGACTCCGGCACTCTCTTCCTCGACGAGGTCGGGGAGCTCGACATGGCACTCCAGAGCAAGCTCCTTCGGGTCCTCCAGTTCCAGGAGGTCGAGCGGGTTGGCGGGAGCCGTCTCATCCCGGTGGATGTACGGGTCATCGCCGCGACCAACCGCCGGCTGGACGAAGAGGTCAGCGAGGGCCGCTTCCGCGAGGACCTCTTCTACCGTCTCAATGTCGTCTCCATACGCCTTCCTCCCCTCAGGGATAGGCGAGAGGACATCCCGCTGCTCATAGACTATTTTGCAGAGCGCTACAGCCTGGAGCTCGATGTCGGGCGGAAGGTGATAAGCCAGGAAGCACGTCAAATCCTTGAAGCCTACGACTGGCCGGGCAACGTACGGGAGATGGAGAATGTCCTGAAGTGGGCCCTGGTCCTTTCCCCAAGCGACACCATCCTGGCCGAACATCTGCCGCCAGCGATCCCTGAGGCCTTAGGCCGGCCCGCCCCTGCCACCGCAGCGTTCGAGACCCTCCTGGGAGAGCGTATCCAGGAGGTCGTCCACAAGGCAGGCCGTGTTGAAAAGAGCAACCTCCACGAGCTGGTCATCAAGCTCGTCGAGAGGCCCTTAATCCAGTCCGTAATGCGCCAGACGAGCGGCAACCAGGTCCGCGCGGCCAAGCTTCTCGGCATCAACCGCAACACGTTGCGCCGTAAGCTCAAAGAGCTTGGCCTGGAAGGGGAGAAGAAAGAGGCCCAGCGATGA
- a CDS encoding nitronate monooxygenase, with the protein MAYPLIIQGGMGVGVSSWPLAKAVAQMGQMGVVSGIGLDEILARRLQLGDPGGHLCRAMGHFPVPEIAQKVRDKFFVQGGKAEEEAFKRTPMFTLKPVRGLQELTVVANFVEVFLAKEGHNGLVGINYLESIQLVNLYSLYGAMLADVDYVLMGAGIPREIPGVLDRLANHEEASLHISVVGATSGDNFQLRFNPKDIIQKALPRLKRPKFLGIIASVTLAQFLAKKATGKVDGFVIEGPTAGGHNAPPRGKLTLNERGEPAYGERDEVDLEKITRLGLPFWLAGSYAAPEKLKEALELGAKGVQVGTAFAFCRESELSEEIKEKLLAKAIRGEAEVFTDPKASPTGFPFKVVSLEGTVSEDNEYQGRPRSCDVGYLRHPYRKEDGAVGFRCPSEPTKDYVKKGGNPTDVEGRKCLCNGLLSNIGLPQLQKSGYLEKPLVTAGDDAKFVARFLKSGNHSYSAEDVIRHLLSFLE; encoded by the coding sequence ATGGCTTACCCTCTGATCATTCAAGGCGGTATGGGGGTGGGCGTCTCCAGCTGGCCCCTGGCTAAGGCGGTTGCTCAAATGGGTCAAATGGGCGTTGTTTCCGGAATAGGCCTGGATGAAATTCTGGCGCGACGCCTGCAGCTTGGAGACCCTGGCGGCCACCTTTGCCGAGCGATGGGACATTTCCCGGTCCCTGAAATCGCCCAGAAAGTTAGAGACAAATTTTTTGTTCAGGGAGGCAAAGCTGAAGAAGAAGCCTTCAAGAGAACCCCCATGTTCACCCTAAAACCGGTCCGAGGTCTTCAGGAACTGACCGTCGTCGCCAATTTTGTGGAAGTTTTTCTTGCAAAGGAAGGCCACAATGGGTTGGTGGGCATTAACTACCTCGAAAGCATCCAACTGGTCAACCTTTATTCCCTATACGGGGCCATGCTGGCGGACGTGGATTATGTGCTGATGGGAGCGGGCATTCCCAGAGAAATTCCCGGGGTTTTGGACAGGCTGGCCAATCATGAAGAGGCTTCATTGCACATAAGTGTTGTAGGGGCGACATCCGGAGATAATTTTCAACTCCGATTTAATCCCAAAGATATAATCCAGAAAGCCCTGCCCCGGTTAAAGCGACCTAAATTCCTGGGAATCATCGCGTCGGTCACGCTGGCCCAGTTCTTAGCCAAAAAAGCCACGGGAAAGGTGGATGGGTTCGTCATAGAAGGCCCCACCGCGGGGGGGCACAACGCGCCTCCAAGGGGAAAGCTTACACTTAATGAAAGGGGAGAGCCAGCTTACGGAGAACGCGATGAGGTAGACCTGGAGAAGATTACCCGTTTAGGGCTTCCTTTCTGGCTAGCAGGTTCCTATGCGGCCCCGGAGAAGTTAAAAGAGGCTCTTGAGCTAGGAGCAAAGGGAGTTCAGGTGGGAACTGCCTTTGCCTTCTGCCGAGAATCTGAGCTTTCCGAAGAAATCAAAGAAAAACTTCTAGCAAAGGCCATCCGAGGTGAAGCAGAAGTCTTTACCGACCCCAAAGCCTCCCCAACCGGTTTTCCTTTCAAAGTTGTCTCCCTTGAAGGGACTGTTTCCGAAGACAATGAATATCAGGGCCGCCCCCGAAGCTGTGACGTGGGTTACCTTAGGCATCCCTACAGGAAAGAAGATGGCGCTGTCGGGTTCCGATGCCCATCTGAACCGACCAAGGATTATGTGAAAAAGGGAGGAAACCCTACGGATGTGGAAGGCCGGAAATGCCTTTGCAACGGATTGTTGTCCAATATAGGTTTGCCACAATTGCAAAAGAGCGGCTACCTTGAAAAGCCTCTTGTAACCGCTGGCGATGACGCTAAGTTTGTGGCCCGGTTTCTAAAAAGCGGGAACCATTCCTATTCTGCCGAAGATGTCATACGCCATCTCTTGAGTTTTTTGGAATAA